One Phaseolus vulgaris cultivar G19833 chromosome 2, P. vulgaris v2.0, whole genome shotgun sequence DNA window includes the following coding sequences:
- the LOC137812635 gene encoding probable copper-transporting ATPase HMA5 — protein MVLEMGSKFVALACFRNNEGSGNLSPRSHYPSMPRYPKGVTKEEGSSNVLLKALFSVTGMTCSACAASVEKAVKRLPGIHEALVDVLNNRAQILFYPSFVNEETIREAIEDAGFQATLIRDDNETSVQICRIRIQGMTCTSCSSTVESALQSIQGVVKAQVALATEEAEVHYTPNVVTYNQILEAVEDTGFQATLISTGEDMSRIDLQVEGVRTGRSMRLIENSLQALPGVEGVETHPLLNKVSLSYKPDLTGPRNFINVIQETGSRRFKAKIFPEGGRRNSHRREEIKQYYRSFLWSLVFTIPVFLTSMVLMYIPGIKHGLDAKVVKMLTVGEIIRFVLATPVQFIIGKRFYSGAYKALRLGSPNMDVLIALGTNAAYFYSVYSVLRASTSNSFKGTDFFETSAMLISFILLGKYLEVLAKGKTSDAIAKLMNLTPDSAILLTLDSEGNVVGEEEIDSRLIQKNDVIKIIPGSKVASDGFVIWGQSHVNESMITGEARPVAKRKGDTVIGGTVNQNGVLHIKATWVGSESALAQIVRLVESAQMAKAPVQKFADRISKYFVPMVIVISFSTWLAWFIAGRVSAYPKSWIPSSMDSFQLALQFGISVMVIACPCALGLATPTAVMVGTGVGASQGILIKGGQALENAHKVNCVVFDKTGTLTIGKPVVVNTKLLTNMVLREFYELVAAAEVNSEHPLAKATVEYAKRLRDEENPIWPEARDFVSIAGHGVKAMVRNKEILVGNKTLMADHNVALPADAEEILAEAEAMAQTGILVSINREVIGVLAVSDPLKPAAQEVISILKSMKIRSIMVTGDNWGTANSIAREVGIETVIAEAKPGQKAEQVKDLQASGQRVAMVGDGINDSPALVAADVGMAIGAGTDIAIEAADIVLMKSNLEDVITAIDLSRKTFSRIRLNYIWALGYNLLGIPIAAGALFPSTRFRLPPWVAGAAMAASSVSVVCCSLLLKYYRRPKKLDNLEIRGISIE, from the exons ATGGTGTTAGAAATGGGAAGTAAATTTGTAGCGTTGGCTTGCTTCCGTAACAATGAGGGTTCGGGTAACCTTTCGCCTCGTTCTCATTATCCATCGATGCCGAGATATCCAAAAGGTGTGACGAAAGAAGAAGGAAGCAGCAACGTTTTGCTGAAAGCGCTTTTCTCGGTCACCGGAATGACTTGTTCGGCCTGTGCTGCTTCCGTGGAGAAAGCTGTGAAACGTCTTCCTGGAATTCATGAAGCTCTTGTTGATGTTCTGAACAATCGCGCTCAGATCCTCTTCTACCCATCCTTTGTTAAT GAAGAGACCATTCGCGAGGCCATTGAAGATGCTGGATTCCAAGCCACATTAATCAGAGATGATAACGAGACATCTGTTCAGATATGCCGCATACGTATCCAAGGCATGACATGCACGTCGTGTTCCTCCACTGTTGAGTCTGCACTTCAATCAATCCAAGGAGTGGTGAAAGCCCAAGTGGCCCTTGCAACTGAGGAAGCTGAAGTTCACTACACTCCAAACGTTGTCACCTACAACCAAATCTTGGAAGCTGTAGAAGACACTGGTTTTCAAGCCACGCTTATCAGCACAGGTGAAGACATGAGCAGAATAGACCTTCAGGTAGAGGGCGTAAGGACGGGTCGTTCCATGAGACTAATTGAAAATTCTCTTCAAGCCCTCCCTGGAGTCGAAGGTGTAGAGACACACCCTTTGTTGAACAAAGTGTCTCTTTCTTATAAACCAGACTTGACAGGACCAAGAAATTTCATTAACGTGATTCAAGAAACCGGGTCTAGGCGTTTCAAGGCAAAGATTTTCCCGGAAGGAGGGAGAAGGAATAGTCATAGGAGGGAGGAAATCAAGCAATACTATAGATCCTTCTTGTGGAGTTTGGTGTTTACTATTCCTGTGTTTCTAACGTCCATGGTGCTTATGTATATCCCTGGAATTAAGCATGGACTAGATGCCAAAGTTGTTAAAATGCTTACAGTGGGGGAGATTATAAGATTCGTGCTTGCTACACCAGTACAGTTCATTATAGGGAAGAGGTTTTACTCTGGTGCTTACAAAGCATTACGCCTTGGCTCTCCCAACATGGATGTTTTGATTGCCTTGGGGACAAACGCAGCATACTTTTACTCAGTGTATTCTGTGCTGAGAGCTTCTACATCTAATAGTTTTAAGGGTACTGATTTCTTTGAGACCAGTGCTATGCTTATTTCGTTTATTTTGCTAGGGAAGTACCTTGAGGTTTTGGCCAAGGGGAAGACATCCGATGCAATTGCCAAGCTCATGAACTTGACACCTGACAGTGCTATATTGTTGACGTTGGACAGTGAAGGAAATGTTGTTGGTGAGGAGGAAATTGATAGCAGGTTGATTCAGAAGAATGATGTCATTAAGATCATTCCTGGTTCAAAAGTGGCTTCCGACGGATTTGTTATTTGGGGTCAGAGCCACGTGAATGAGAGCATGATAACAGGTGAGGCACGTCCTGTGGCAAAGAGGAAAGGGGATACTGTTATTGGAGGAACTGTGAATCAAAATGGAGTGTTACATATTAAGGCTACATGGGTGGGATCAGAGAGTGCGCTTGCTCAGATTGTCAGACTTGTTGAGTCAGCACAGATGGCCAAGGCTCCTGTGCAGAAGTTTGCTGACCGCATTTCCAAATACTTTGTGCCTATG GTTATTGTAATCTCATTTTCAACTTGGCTTGCCTGGTTTATAGCTGGAAGGGTTAGTGCTTACCCGAAGTCTTGGATACCATCTTCCATGGATAGCTTTCAGCTTGCTTTGCAGTTTGGGATTTCTGTCATGGTCATAGCCTGTCCATGTGCTTTAGGTTTAGCAACACCAACTGCAGTCATGGTTGGTACTGGAGTAGGTGCATCTCAGGGAATACTTATCAAAGGAGGTCAAGCATTAGAAAATGCACATAAG GTGAACTGCGTTGTATTTGACAAGACAGGTACTCTCACTATAGGGAAGCCTGTGGTAGTAAATACAAAGTTGTTAACAAATATGGTACTCCGAGAATTCTATGAACTTGTGGCTGCAGCTGAG GTGAATAGTGAGCATCCCCTGGCGAAGGCCACTGTTGAGTATGCTAAAAGACTGAGAGATGAAGAGAACCCCATTTGGCCTGAGGCACGGGATTTTGTGTCCATTGCTGGACATGGAGTTAAGGCCATGGTTAGAAATAAGGAAATACTTGTGGGTAACAAAACCTTGATGGCGGACCACAATGTTGCACTTCCTGCTGATGCTGAAGAGATACTGGCAGAAGCGGAAGCAATGGCTCAAACTGGAATTCTAGTGTCTATAAATAGGGAAGTAATTGGGGTTTTAGCAGTATCTGATCCATTGAAACCAGCTGCACAAGAAGTCATTTCCATTCTTAAGTCTATGAAAATTAGGAGCATCATGGTTACTGGGGACAATTGGGGAACTGCCAATTCTATAGCAAGGGAAGTTGGAATTGAAACTGTTATTGCTGAAGCCAAACCTGGGCAGAAGGCTGAGCAAGTGAAGGACTTGCAG GCTTCTGGGCAAAGGGTGGCTATGGTGGGGGATGGTATCAATGACTCACCAGCACTTGTGGCAGCAGATGTAGGAATGGCAATAGGTGCTGGTACAGACATTGCTATTGAGGCTGCTGATATTGTCCTAATGAAGAGCAATTTGGAGGATGTCATAACTGCCATTGATCTTTCCAGAAAAACGTTTTCCCGTATCCGTCTCAACTACATATGGGCGTTGGGCTATAATCTGCTAGGAATTCCAATTGCTGCTGGAGCTCTTTTTCCTTCTACACGATTTCGGTTGCCACCATGGGTTGCTGGGGCTGCCATGGCTGCCTCTTCTGTCAGTGTGGTTTGCTGTTCTCTACTATTGAAGTATTATAGGAGACCCAAGAAGCTGGACAATCTTGAGATACGGGGCATAAGCATTGAGTGA
- the LOC137812637 gene encoding glutathione S-transferase T1-like: MKLKVYADRMSQPSRAILIFCKVNGIDFEEIKVELSKRQHLSPEFRAINPLGQVPAIVDGRFKLFESHAILIYLASAFPGVADHWYPADLSRRARIHSVLDWHHQNLRRGAAGFVLNTVLAPLLGLPLNQQAAAEAEKILISSLTKLENIWLKGNGKYLLGGLRPSIADLSLVCEIMQLELLNGKDRDRILGPHKKVLQWIESTRNATRPHFDEVHKILYMLKTKLSEQQSNQADSVMESRIRTPLTSKM, encoded by the exons atgaagCTGAAGGTTTATGCAGATCGAATGTCCCAGCCATCTCGTGCGATTCTCATCTTCTGCaa AGTGAATGGAATAGATTTTGAAGAGATCAAAGTCGAGTTATCCAAACGTCAGCACTTGTCTCCCGAATTCCGAG CGATTAACCCTTTAGGGCAAGTCCCTGCAATTGTTGATGGAAGGTTCAAGCTATTTGAGAG TCATGCAATTCTCATATATCTTGCATCTGCGTTTCCAGGAGTTGCAGACCACTG GTACCCAGCCGATCTTTCCAGGAGAGCAAGAATTCACTCTGTGTTAGATTGGCATCACCAGAATTTGCGGCGTGGGGCAG CTGGGTTTGTTCTAAACACTGTACTAGCGCCACTGTTGGGTCTACCACTTAACCAACAAGCAGCTGCTGAAGCTGAGAAAATTTTGATTTCGTCGTTGACAAAATTAGAGAACATTTGGCTTAAGGGGAATGGAAAGTACTTGCTTGGTGGCTTACGACCATCCATAGCAGATCTCAGTCTGGTTTGCGAAATTATGCAATTAGAG CTTTTAAATGGGAAGGACCGTGATCGTATTCTTGGCCCGCACAAGAAAGTTCTGCAGTGGATTGAGAGCACAAGAAATGCAACGAGACCTCACTTTGATGAAGTTCATAAAATCCTCTATATGCTCAAAACGAAGCTTTCTGAGCAGCAATCTAATCAGGCAGACAGCGTGATGGAATCGAGGATTAGAACCCCACTAACTTCAAAAAT GTAA
- the LOC137812625 gene encoding probable phospholipid hydroperoxide glutathione peroxidase — MLSSSTTRIFIRTTTAIRLASSTSSSLQFLSNSTLFPPLLHASFKPLPSTSTTSFFSSFRTDHTMGTSCFKSVYDFTVKDAKGTEINLGDYKGKVLIIVNVASQCGLTNSNYTELSQLYEKYKQKGLEILAFPCNQFGAQEPGSNEQIQEFVCTRFKAEFPVFDKVDVNGDKADPLYKYLKSSKGGLFGDNIKWNFSKFLVDKEGKVVDRYAPTTSPLSMEKDLLKLLDA; from the exons ATGCTTTCTTCTTCAACCACTCGCATCTTTATCCGCACAACAACTGCTATAAGATTAGCCTCTTCCACCTCTTCTTCTCTTCAATTTCTCTCAAATTCTACCCTCTTCCCTCCTCTTCTTCACGCCTCTTTCAAACCTCTTCCTTCAACCTCCACcacctctttcttctcctccttCAGAACAGATCACACTATGGGCACTTCATGCTTCAAATCAGTCTATGATTTCACCGTTAAG GATGCTAAGGGAACTGAAATCAATCTGGGCGACTACAAAGGGAAGGTCCTTATAATTGTCAACGTTGCCTCACAATG TGGCTTGACTAATTCGAATTACACAGAGCTGAGTCAGTTGTACGAGAAATACAAACAAAAAG GTCTGGAGATTCTAGCATTCCCATGCAATCAATTTGGGGCACAGGAGCCTGGATCTAATGAACAGATACAAGAGTTTGTTTGTACTCGCTTCAAGGCTGAGTTTCCTGTTTTTGACAAG GTTGATGTGAATGGTGACAAGGCTGATCCACTCTACAAATATCTAAAATCAAGCAAAGGTGGACTCTTCGGGGATAATATCAAATGGAACTTCTCCAAGTTCCTTGTTGATAAGGAGGGGAAGGTTGTTGATCGCTATGCACCCACAACTTCTCCTCTGAGCATGGAG AAGGACTTGTTGAAGTTGTTGGATGCTTGA
- the LOC137812624 gene encoding serine racemase yields MEEENKITKGKYAADISSIKEAHARIKSLVHKTPVLSSTSLNVMSGRQLYFKCESLQKGGAFKFRGACNAVFSLNDEDASKGVVTHSSGNHAAALALAAKLRGIPSYIVIPKNAPTCKIENVKRYGGQIVWSEASVQSREEVANKVWQETGAIFIHPYNDGRILSGQGTISLEILEQVPHIDTLVVPISGGGLISGIALAAKSINPAIRIFAAEPKGANDAALSKAAGRIIRLPETDTIADGLRAFLGDFTWPVVRDLVEDIITVEDSEIIKAMKLCFEILKVVVEPSGAIGLAAVLSDTFQKNPSWKECNHIGIVVSGGNVDLAVLWDSLKKGK; encoded by the exons ATGGAAGAAGAGAACAAAATAACAAAAGGAAAATATGCTGCTGATATTTCCTCCATAAAAGAAGCACATGCCCGAATCAAATCATTGGTTCATAAAACTCCGGTTCTGTCCTCCACCTCGCTGAATGTTATGTCAGGAAGGCAGCTCTACTTTAAGTGTGAAAGTTTACAAAAGGG GGGAGCTTTTAAATTTAGAGGTGCCTGCAATGCTGTGTTCTCTCTCAATGATGAAGATGCTTCTAAAGGGGTTGTGACACACAGCAG TGGAAACCATGCTGCAGCATTGGCTTTGGCTGCTAAACTACGGGGGATCCCTTCATATATTGTTATTCCAAAAAATGCCCCAACTTGCAAAATTGAGAATGTAAAGCGGTATGGTGGTCAGATTGTCTGGTCTGAGGCCTCTGTTCAATCCAGAGAAGAAGTTGCAAACAAAGTGTGGCAAGAAACTGGTGCTATCTTTATACATCCGTACAATGATGGACGCATATTAAG TGGCCAGGGTACCATATCCTTGGAGATTCTGGAGCAAGTCCCACATATAGATACGCTAGTGGTACCCATAAGTG GTGGTGGTTTGATATCTGGAATAGCATTGGCTGCCAAGTCCATCAACCCAGCTATTCGTATTTTTGCTGCTGAACCTAAAGGGGCTAATGATGCTGCACTATCTAAAGCAGCTGGGAGGATAATTAGATTGCCTGAGACAGATACTATAGCTGATGGTCTTCGAGCATTTCTTGGAGATTTCACGTG GCCTGTAGTACGAGATCTTGTTGAGGACATTATAACTGTTGAAGACAGTGAAATAATAAAAGCTATGAAACTGTGTTTTGAAATTCTTAAGGTTGTTGTAGAACCAAGTGGAGCAATTGGCCTTGCTGCTGTTCTATCCGACACCTTCCAGAAGAATCCTTCTTGGAAGGAATGCAACCATATAGGAATAGTAGTTTCAGGAGGCAATGTTGATCTGGCTGTGCTTTGGGATTCTTTGAAGAAGGGAAAATGA
- the LOC137812636 gene encoding glutathione S-transferase T1-like: MMMEKLKVYADRMSQPSRAVLIFCRLNGIGFVEIKVDISKGHHLSSEFTEVNPLQKVPAIVHGSFNLSESHAILVYLNSAFPGIADHWYPSDIFRRAKINSVMDWHHSNLRNGAVSYVINTVLGPATGRTLNPKTAAEAEKVLFSSLSNLEDIWLYGDGRFLLGGSQPSIADLSMVCELMQLEVLDEKDRSRILSPYKKVLQWIDDTRASTNPHFEEVHNILYRAKKKFEQQCSRIAETQTKPSDKIGGHSKM, from the exons ATGATGATGGAGAAGCTGAAGGTGTATGCGGATCGAATGTCCCAGCCTTCTCGAGCAGTTCTCATATTCTGCAG ATTGAATGGAATTGGCTTCGTGGAGATCAAAGTAGACATTTCCAAAGGCCACCACCTCTCTTCTGAATTCACAG aaGTAAACCCTCTGCAGAAAGTTCCGGCTATTGTTCATGGAAGCTTCAATCTCTCCGAGAG CCACGCAATCCTTGTGTATCTTAATTCTGCTTTTCCTGGAATTGCTGACCATTG GTACCCAAGCGATATTTTCAGGAGAGCTAAAATTAACTCAGTAATGGATTGGCATCACTCTAATTTACGAAATGGAGCAG TGAGCTATGTAATAAATACTGTACTAGGACCTGCAACCGGCCGTACACTTAATCCAAAAACAGCTGCTGAAGCAGAAAAAGtactattttcttctttatcaaatCTAGAGGATATTTGGCTCTATGGAGATGGACGCTTCCTGCTTGGTGGCTCTcagccatctatagcagatctCAGCATGGTTTGTGAACTTATGCAACTCGAG GTTTTGGATGAGAAGGATCGCAGTCGTATATTATCCCCATACAAGAAAGTTCTTCAGTGGATTGATGATACAAGAGCTTCAACAAATCCTCACTTTGAAGAAGTGCATAACATCCTTTATAGAgctaaaaagaaatttgaacAGCAGTGTTCAAGGATAGCTGAAACGCAGACTAAGCCTAGCGACAAGATAGGTGGCCATTCAAAGATGTGA